Proteins encoded by one window of Bacillus rossius redtenbacheri isolate Brsri chromosome 3, Brsri_v3, whole genome shotgun sequence:
- the LOC134531460 gene encoding uncharacterized protein LOC134531460, producing MRREFIVRAFVIIDALFAELCTCMPTPQFYSGSPVVEHPGAAIAGRASPRDSGGAGMVYVLVGLVSLPLLVTVLWLLRQLWRMLACAGRGCPATARCASRPDHGLEEVVIIPADHQLHCSVPQGVPSASSALLRDGPLASSQQQHQFSPDSLMEEMLLASTREQMQSASTPQLHDCSLASSREQMMSTSAPLDEKAVLMSIHEQLQLENREMLTSHHQMLLYSTAPQLEYVKEIFADYQSPIRHTEETEVEETCDQDEAVLSPPMQDLEAFSIPDAFAPADADSDNLQYPQESGKISFMKSTLSAVMTSSISGLRLLQRTWCILASITPYWLHCITQHRNIQLTYLREVGDVFNSYPPEHRQKSPFTPKEEAFEFYSLEQLVVDTSFPRKEVCETYPPEQLHESPSSPREEAFENYPSEQPQDSPSSLKEEVYETYPLEQLQASTSSSGERAVDAYPSEQLQDSPLSLREDVYETYPPELHEAPLSPWEETFDTFPPEQQQDSRSPLREEVYETYPLEQLQASTSSSMERAVDTYPPELLQESPSSLREEVYETYPPELHEAPLSPWEKIFDTNPPKQLQDSRSHLREEVYETYSFEQLHASTSSSREGAFDAYPPEQLQEFPFPLKEEVYETYPPEQLHESPSSLQEEPFEKYPSEYPHVSTLSEKKEVFETYSLETLQSSTSFPREDVNETHPSKQLQVVSHKIN from the exons CGGGAGTCCGGTGGTGGAGCACCCTGGCGCTGCCATCGCCGGGCGAGCCAGCCCGCGGGACAGCGGGGGAGCGGGG ATGGTGTACGTGCTGGTTGGTTTGGTGAGCCTCCCTCTGCTGGTCACCGTGCTGTGGCTGCTGCGCCAGTTGTGGCGCATGCTGGCCTGCGCCGGCCGGGGCTGCCCCGCCACAGCGCGCTGCGCCAGTCGGCCCGACCACGGCCTGGAGGAGGTCGTGATCATACCCGCCGACCACCAGTTGCACTGCTCAGTTCCTCAGGGCGTGCCGTCTGCTAGCAGTGCCCTGCTGCGTGATGGGCCACTAGCATCTTCCCAACAACAACACCAGTTTTCACCTGATTCTCTGATGGAAGAGATGTTGCTTGCGTCGACTCGTGAACAGATGCAGAGTGCATCAACACCTCAGCTGCACGACTGCTCACTTGCCTCTTCTCGCGAGCAGATGATGTCTACTTCTGCTCCTCTGGACGAAAAGGCGGTGCTGATGTCCATCCATGAACAGCTGCAGCTGGAAAATAGGGAAATGTTGACCAGCCACCACCAAATGCTCTTGTATTCAACGGCTCCTCAATTGGAATACGTTAAGGAGATATTCGCTGATTACCAGTCTCCTATCCGTCACACAGAAGAGACGGAAGTAGAGGAAACATGCGACCAGGATGAAGCGGTGCTTTCACCTCCGATGCAGGATTTGGAAGCGTTTTCCATCCCTGATGCCTTCGCTCCTGCCGATGCCGACAGTGACAACTTACAGTATCCCCAGGAGTCAGGG AAAATCAGCTTTATGAAATCAACCTTATCAGCAGTTATGACATCCAGCATCTCTGGCCTTAGGTTACTGCAAAGGACGTGGTGCATTTTGGCTTCTATTACGCCCTATTGGCTCCACTGCATCACTCAACACCGAAACATCCAGCTTACTTATCTGAGAGAAGTGGGGGATGTGTTTAATTCTTACCCTCCCGAACACCGACAAAAATCGCCATTTACTCCGAAGGAAGAGGCCTTTGAATTTTATTCTCTTGAACAACTGGTAGTCGACACATCGTTTCCGAGGAAAGAGGTATGTGAGACCTATCCCCCCGAGCAGCTGCATGAGTCACCATCATCGCCAAGGGAAGAGGCCTTTGAAAATTATCCTTCTGAGCAGCCGCAAGATTCACCATCCTCTTTGAAGGAAGAGGTCTACGAGACTTATCCTCTTGAACAGCTGCAagcatcaacatcatcttcaGGAGAAAGGGCTGTTGATGCTTATCCTTCTGAGCAACTGCAAGACTCACCATTATCTTTGAGGGAAGATGTCTATGAGACATATCCTCCCGAGCTGCATGAAGCACCATTATCCCCATGGGAAGAGACTTTTGACACTTTTCCTCCCGAGCAGCAACAAGATTCTCGATCACCTTTGAGGGAAGAGGTCTACGAGACTTATCCTCTTGAACAGCTGCAagcatcaacatcatcttcaatGGAAAGGGCTGTTGATACTTATCCTCCCGAGCTGCTGCAAGAATCACCATCATCTTTGAGGGAAGAGGTCTATGAAACATATCCTCCCGAGCTGCATGAGGCACCATTATCTCCATGGGAAAAGATTTTTGACACTAATCCTCCCAAGCAGCTGCAAGATTCGCGATCACATTTGAGGGAAGAGGTCTACGAGACTTATTCTTTTGAACAGCTGCATGCctcaacatcatcttcaagggaaGGGGCCTTTGATGCTTATCCTCCCGAGCAGCTGCAAGAGTTTCCATTCCCCTTGAAGGAAGAGGTCTATGAAACATATCCTCCAGAGCAGCTGCATGAGTCACCATCATCTCTGCAGGAAGAGCCCTTTGAGAAGTATCCTTCTGAATACCCACATGTATCGACATTGTCTGAGAAGAAAGAGGTTTTTGAGACTTATTCTCTTGAAACGCTGCAATCATCAACATCATTTCCGAGGGAAGATGTGAATGAGACTCATCCTTCCAAACAGCTGCAAGTGGTATCACACAAGATAAACTAG